The genomic segment TCGCGGCCGACGCCGGTGTGCACCCGCACGGAGGAGCGTCCCGCCAGCCGCAGCTTGAAGCGGTAGGTGTGGCCGCCCTCGTCGCCGAGCGTCCAGCCACGGAGATCGGCGGACTGCCGGGAGGTGTTGGTGACGGTGACCCACTCCCCGTTCAGGCTGCGGTTGGAGCCGTCCTCGCGGCCGGGACTGTCGTACTGGATCTTGCCCAGGACGATCACCGAGCGCTTGGCCGGCGCGTCGTGGGTCCTGCCGTGTCCGTTGTCGGCCGCGGCGGGGAGAGCCGCTGCGGCCAGCAGTGCGCCGGACGCGAGAACGGCGGCGGTGATTCGTCGTGCGGAACGGGACATGAGAACCCCTCATCTGGCGT from the Streptomyces sp. AM 4-1-1 genome contains:
- a CDS encoding lamin tail domain-containing protein, which gives rise to MSRSARRITAAVLASGALLAAAALPAAADNGHGRTHDAPAKRSVIVLGKIQYDSPGREDGSNRSLNGEWVTVTNTSRQSADLRGWTLGDEGGHTYRFKLRLAGRSSVRVHTGVGRDNGHDVHQGRRTYVWDNRDTATLRDARGHKVDSESWGRRGGHR